AAGTTCTGGCTACGCAGCTGAATTCTCTGCCTGGGCTCACCTACAGTCCACACGTGTATTCAACTCCAAAGCACTATATCCGTTTCACTTCTCCATTCCTTTcagaaaagaggaggaaaaaagaaccTGTGGAAAACATTACTGGCTCTTGTAAGAAGGTAATGCTTCCCTTTGTTATGGTGTTCTATCCCACaccaattaaaaagaaatctttatttACTAGCATAAATTCAGGCAGAAAAAGGCTGTTTGGCAAACCAGTCATGCTGCACGTTTTGAAATGTTCATCATTGAAGTTTTAAGTTGCTAATTGGAACTTCTTGGTTTTTTTACAGCGTTGGTTGAAGCAGGCTTTGGAAGAAGAAAACTCAACAACGATTGATAGATTTAATTCACCATCACAAGAGAGATCTAGAAGTCCAGCCATCAATGGTGAACATAAAAGTCCTTTATTACTGAATGACAGCTGTTCCTTAACAGGTGTGAAGCTTTTGTAAATACACTGCATAAGAGCTACGTTGAAATAGCTTATTGTGGAGCACTGTGTTTTTAAATTGATGAGTTGATGAAAATTCCAGgaatatttgcatattttcctAATACTTTCTTTGAAAGAAATGATTAGTTGCATAGTGGTTGGGAGTTTTTCCCCATTTAGTGTATATTAGATAAGAAACCATTATATATCCTAGCATTTACAGTCAACAAAAGACTAATGGTTTTGGTACTAGTATTAAGAGGTcagaaattatatataaatatcatTTCTATGCTTTCTGTATACTTAGAATCCCTTTAAACCTCAGTAGGCCATTGTAGCACACAGGGGGAAGAGCTGTGTAATCTTGCAGGCATAACACAGAAACCACCTTTTAGCTGAACAGTCTTAAAAGTGCATAGAAGTTGACTTGGCCTTCTCTGGAGGCACAGCAGTTCTTCCCAGCATCCTAGCACACAGAATTCACTTACTGCTGATGTATCTGTAGGCTGTTAAGAGTTTATTTTTCAGGAAGCCTGTAGGTTGTTAAAAGTTCATCTCTCTGCAAGCCTGCCTTTCAGAGATTATTTTATCTTAGAATTCTTTAATTTGGAATTCACAATTTCATTACATAAAGTACTTAAACAACTGTAAGTGATTGTTATATCTAGAAATCTTATAacttttttctaattttaacaCACAGATCTAACCACACCACTAAAAAAACGAAGACTGTATCAGCTGTTGGAGTCTGCTTTCTCAGAAACCTCCACACCTACTCCTTCTCCCTATGCCACACCAACCCATGCTGACATCACTGCCTCGGAACCATCGTTGTTTGCTACTCCTCCCAGGGTGAAAACAGAAGATGAAGCTTGTCGAAATGGTTACAAACCCATATATTCGCCAGTTACTCCTGTAACTCCATGTATACATGGAAATACCATGCACTTTGAGGTGAGATTTATCATGAATTTTACAGTGTTCAGACATTGCAGTGTAAAATCAGTATTTTGTACTCCTGCTACAAAATGGGGGGGAGGTAtttctccaggctaaaaaaATTGACTTGCAATTTCTTCTTGTTTATTTAGAATATTTCCTCACCTGACAGTTCCCCAGAAATAAAAAGGCGAGCTTACAGTCAAGAGGTAAGGAAATTTGCAAAACATGCAAATGGTATCATTGCAAGTTCCTGAGAACCTAAAGGGTAACTTCCCCATAGGTTTTACTTGCTTACTCCTTTATATTTCCACTTTATCTGTTACACTTTCTATTTTAAACTGTTTTCTCTCTGCATCACTTAAAAGTTGTGATTTGGATCAGGATCACCTCCTGTAATTGAAAGGAGTAGCCACTGCAATTTGTAAATAGGAACAGAAAGAGACCACTTTGCTTTCCAGGCTGTAGTTAGATTCAGATTAACATTTCTCTGTGTTGCAGCATTTCTTAATTGTTTCTGTTGATCCCAGTTACACTCAAAgtgaaagcagagcagaaagttCCTAAGTCAGCATAGGTGGTGGATTAGTGGAAGAGCAAGTGCTGTTGGAATATGCCTGGGTATTCCCAGCCTGCAGGGGGCATGTGTCCTGCCATGGAGCTTCATCCTGAAATTCAGAAGCGTCTTGGAAAGACTTCTCCTTCCTTGTCCTGCTTTGAAATAGGTGTTTTGACACTGAGGAGGTTTGCTTTTATGTTGAAGCAAGTGTTTTCTGGCTTCCTGGCCTGTGACTTGCTCCTTTTGAAGCTCCTCCCCTTCCTCTGCCAGTCATAAATAAAACCTGGCacttaatgtttatttttactttGGATAATGtacattttattaaaatgctTTAACATAATACATGGAAATAGTAGAACTAAGAGTCTGGCTGTAGAATTGTCTTTAAAATTGATAAATTCATGGTACTGGAAGGCCTTTAATCCCACTTAAAGGCACATCTGAATGTCAAATAGGTTTGATGGAGTGTGAAGAAATAGTTACATGTTTTTTCTTCATGCAGGGTTATGACAGAGCATCGATTCTAGCACTGAATTCTTTCAGAAATTCCAACCTGACAGAAATGGGCCTGCAAGAAATAAAGACTATTGGATATTCTAGTCCAAGGAATAGGACTGATGTCACACGGCAGTGCACTGGAGAAATGGAATCTGTATCAGACCTCCAGCTGGGACTCGAAGTAATTGAGCAAAGTGCACTGCATAAAAACCTGGAAGCCCCCACACATGATAGGACTGATTCAAACAGCCAATTAGAAACTGCTCATTGTGGACGGGGCGCAATTTATTCTTCCTGGGTCAAAAGTCCTGACAGGACAGGTGTAAATTTCTCAATGAATTCTAATTTGAGGGACTTGACCCCTTCACATCAGTTGGAGGTAGGAGGTGGATTCAGAATAAACGAGTCAAAGTGCCTGATTCAAGATGATGCAAGAGGCATGTTCATGGAAGCATCTGTGTTTTGTACTTCAGAAGATGGAATTGCACCTGGCTTTGGAAGGACTGTCAATAACGACAGTTTGATGGATGGAAATTGCACACCCCAGAACCCTccacaaaagaaaaaggttaTACATTTAAGAATCATTTGGTCTGTCTTCCATTGTCTGCTAATGATATTTCTATAACAGAAAGAACCCCAATGTAATAAAAACCTTCTGATAGCTCATGTTTGCATACTACAGTCTAGCAGGCATTCAGAAGTAATGAAGGGCAAAGAGCAAAGCTGCATAAAACTATtagtaaatttattttttgacaTAAAAGATACAAATTCTATTTCATATGAGTTTTAAATGAATTGCCAAATAAATAATTGCTTTTCAGGTTTGAAAATGGTTGCTTATGCCACCTGGTGTTACAGTATTCTGTTATACAGAATATATTCTAGCATCATAGAGACCACATGCTGTGAACAGCTGTTCCTGCAAGAAGTTGCAAGAATTATGCTACTCAGACTTGAAAGTTAAAACCGCATGGAAATCCTTAGTtccaagaaatatttttcttggcttaattttttttgtttgaaaaataatcACAATCTAAATTAGCTACTCTCATGAAACTGTTGTTGTAGATAAGTGATGTTGTCATGGGTAACGCGAACCAGGACTGAAGTTACCTTGTGCAGTAACTTGGACTGCATTGTACTGTCAGGTTCACTCCCTTTGCAGAAAGAGTGACAAAGATGAAGGGCAGTGGTCTGCAGTGCACCAGCTTGCCTGTTCTGTCTCATCACAGACTCTAGTAATCTTTCTTGTTTGAAATgtgtgatttattttctttacacaAGTAGTGATAAGGAGGGTGGGGTTTGCTGCATGTCTACATGCCTGcacagtggggtttggggttttttggtcaCACTGCAGCCCCTTGGTCTTCCTTCAGTAGTTCTTCATCAGAACTGGATTTTTGTTTACTTGCCTTCAAGCTGAGACATAAATGGAGCAATATTGTAGGAGGATCTTACCTGGTCACAGCCCCAAGAACTTGATACATTGTGTGTTACTGTAGCCCTGCTATTTTGGCAAACCCGAAAAGAAAACAGGCCAAAATTCCTAAAACTGGACAGCCTTCTTTTTCTGAAGGCTGAATTAGTCCTCACAAATCCCAGCAGCAGTGAGTGCTTCAGTaaccctccccacatcccttGCTGGCAAGGATGGTTCCAGGTTGTTACTGCTGAGAGTTTATGCTACACTAATCCTCCAATAAAAAAAGGTGTGGCTGCCCCTGACACCCCCCAATCCCAGGATTCCTTCTAAAAGTCTCAGTTTGAAGAAACAACCAGAGCAAATTGCATCTGTACCCTGAAAGAGAAGGGGCTTAGGATTTCTGAGGACACACAAAAATTTGAAACCTTAGACACTATAAAAGAGGTGGTGGAGTGTATCCCAGCTAAGGTGAAAGGTGAGGATTCGGGAATTTTGTAGGAGACTCATAAAAGCCTTTTCCCTAGGGTCATGTAAGACAGCAATATTCTTAGGTAGGTCTTTGTAGGATCTTTTTGCATATTTCTGTGGACATTTGCTCCTGTTTTCTCTTACTATTGCACAAGTCCTTTATCAATACAGACCTGTACATTGTGGTCACTCTGTTTGGGTTTCTTAACATTAAGCTTTAAAGAAGTATTCTTTAGGAGGTCCCTGTTACATGATGTGGAAATAATACAAAATTGTTTGAAAGTGAGATCAGTTCTGAACCTGAACTTTTTAATCCAAAGTCCAGTTTCACTGTTTTTACCCTGACATATGGATGGGTCTCTTAATAGATCTGtttgaaagcaaacaaacaaaaccccttaGGAGTGgaaacagcagctgctttggtttttctctctgtgtagAAATGGATGTCCAGTTTTATTGAGGATTAAGCCAGTTAAAcgttaaatttttttcattattgctctttagtttgttggtttggaTGCTGTATGGTTCAGAGCAGGATGTTGATAACTAGAAGATTAATTTTTACCAAACTACTGTAGCTACTGAAGGTCAATATTTCAGCTTTCTATTTCAACTCCTGAAGATTCATGGTGAAAATGTTTGagcatgtatttttttccactgaaggCAATTTAGTAACCACCAAATTTGGTTTCTGTTGTGTGGAACTTCGGTGTAGTGATTTTATATACATAATACATGAAATAAGAACCACATGTCATTCTTTTTAGAAATAGCATTAGCTTAAAAATATGTTCTTAATCAGTCTGTCTTAAAGGGCAGTAAAGACAAATTCAAAATAAACTGGGAAAAGTAAGTTGCAAATTCAGGTTGTTAAAAAAAGGCATGAAAAGCTTAGAGAATCCTTTGATATATGAAGCAGAAGGGTAGTGGGTTCTCGTGCAAGGGAGTCAGTCTGAGACCTGGATGTGACATCTCTTGAAATCAGCTTTGCTGGATCAGTGTAATAGTAAAATTCTGGAGTTTCAGGAGAAACTGTGCAGCCAACAGAAAGACTTCAGCAGTGGACCTTTTGCTGATGTGTGTCATCTGCTTCTTCTCTGAGGCAGAACACATAATGCTTCTCTTGGCAGAAGCATTTTTTTAACATCACCTGTACAGTTGGTAGTAGCTCAGTACTTTGTAAATTCCACGGCAGCTGTGATGAAATATCTTCCATTAATTtctgtccttttcttttttgaacCTATTACATGGTACATATTACTGAAATGTAGTGCATTTAATAGAAactctgagaaagaaaatgggTAAAACTTCCTTTCTGATGTTTGTTTATGGGttgtttttcctcctcaggTGTCCTTGTTAGAATACCGTAAGAGGCAGCGTGAAGCTCGAAAAAGTGGCTCAAAGACAGAGAGCTTCCCCCTGGTCACTGTATCTCCTCatgctgctggtgcaggaaatACAAGCAGTAATAGTGGTGCTAGTGATGGGTATAACAACAGTGGTGAAAATGGGGAGCAAACTGATAACACTGCAAGCCTGCCTTTACCACTGCCAGCTACTGTTTATAATGCAGCTCCAGAAGACACTGGCAACAACTGTGCAGTTAAGGAATCTTCCTCCAGTGAGAAGAGTGAACCAGAAGTTCAGTGGTAAGCCACAAAACTACAGGATTTAAGTTTGGAAGAATTATTTATATGAATGGAACTCTTTGGTATTTGAAATCTGTTTTTCATTAAGGCTGCTGTTGCAGATTACTGAGTGGAAGCTCTTCTTCCAGCTTAGTGGAGAGTTGTCTTATCTTTTGTCTCAAAAATGCAGCAGACACCTCATAATGATTAGATTACATGAAGAATTACGCAGAAGATATTTCTTAAATTACTTCAGTTCTGCTTTTTGATCTTCTAATGGCAAAATAGGTATTGGTTTGAGCGTTTGTGTCCTTCCACTGCGTTGTCTGTGAGATGAAGAGAATTTTTCTTGTTACTTCTCAAAACCTTTCCAAAAGTACTGTAGGGCATTAAGTGCAACAGGAGAAAAAGCTATGCTGATTAGCAAAGACTTCTGGAAGACCTTAGGAGGTCTGGTTCTCAGTCATGGCTGGAATGTGTGTGGGATGTTTGCTGTTGCTTCAttgccctgtgcagggctgaatgcagcctggccagcagctcctgctcaggtgGGAGCATGTGGTGACACAGCATTGTTGTGTTTGCTCAGTGGTTCCCTTGTTTGCAGACCATACAGGCACTGTGTGCAATGCCAGATACTCCAAACAATCCCAGATCCTGAGGAGAGGTGGAGTGTGGATGGAGAGAAGATAGAGTGACTTCAGTCTGTGTAAAACACTGCACAAATTTTTCACTGAGTTTTGGTAGCTTTAAAATAGATGGTCACACTGTCTCCAAAACATTAGTAGTGCAGAATAAATCCTCCTGATGTTCTTCATACTGTAGTGATGATGAACCATGGGCTTAGCAGTTGAACATCCTTCCACTCAAATGCTCCAACTTctccagaaagaaaatattgtaaAGCCAGTTGATGGGAGAACATAAGTGCAGTCTTCAGTGTTCCACTGAAAAGTGTCTGTTCAGTTCACTGTCCAGAAGCTACTGCCCTAAATTGTGGAAACAGGCTAAACAGGAAGAATTTACTACTTAAATTTTGCAGtaaccctgcagagcagcacctaAACTTACTCCAGTGCAGCAGTACTGTGCAGTGATGCCATACATCCTTGCCAGAAAGGTACACAGTTCTGTGGAGCACTGTCACGCAGATTCTTAACAGCAAATAAGATGACCGACTCCAGTTCTGGAAGAGAGTTTTCTGCAAGTTGAGACCATGAACCAGTAACTgtgacctttattttttttacttttcagttTAGACAAAGAAAAACTCATAGATCTACAGATACTTCTTTAGTAAGAGGAAATGCCAGCTTTTAAATGTAACATGGTTGCAGGATGTATTTAAAGTGGGAGAAGATAGATACAAACCACTTAAGTAATAATATTCCTTATGCACAACCAGTCATTTGGTTGTTACATGCAGCCAACACTGCAGACTTTCTCTGCCTAGGTATTTGCATATACATTGTCCTGAGTTTGGATCGTGGGAGTACATCCTCTTAAATTTAAAATGGCCTTCTCTTGCAGGACTGCATCAACCTCTGTGGAACAAGTGAGAGAACGAAGTTATCAGAGAGCTTTACTTCTCAGTGATCATAGGAAAGACAAGGACAGTGGTGAGTTGATTTATTGTTTTGAAGATACATAAGTCTAACCAGTTCCCCTGTGGTAATCTGTATTAATTCTAATATTGTGTTTGGGTCTGCTTCATCTGTAGGGGGAGAATCACCTTGTAGGCCATGCTCACCGTCTCATGTTCAGTCTCCATCTCATTCAAATCTCATTTCCCAGTTGCAGCTTAAGGTCCCTTCTTTCACTGAAATTACAGAAGGTCAGTAAGCAGATGACCTTGTATGACACTTGACATATTCAATGGTCTAACAACAGCTTTAATAGCTCTTTTAAAGTCAAATATAAAGTGCTTTGTGATTTCTGCAAAAGATTTATTTTCCCACTTTGATATTTATCTCTGCTTTATTTCTGTAGAACCTGATTCTGAAAATCCAGAGCCAACTTCTGAATGTCCGTCCCCAGATACTTCACAAAGGACTTGTAAGAGTCCATCAAAAGCAAGCAAGGTAATGCAAGGTGTTTGCACAACGCATAGGAGTAGCTCCATCCATCTCTGATTTAcctttaaaaatgttaattGTAGCACTTACTACTTTggtgacacacacacatgttCATCTATCTGTGCAGTAATTTAACATAGGTAGACATGTGCAAGAATATTTGTCTGTATACACTAAAAAGTGGGTTTATATGCTGTGCTTTCAGTAGGTGTACATGTTTATGGATGAGAGAAAAGATTGTATCTGTGTTGTTGAGAGGTGTGAATGCTGCAGAACTGGCACTCAGAACCAGCAGCAGTGATGTCACTTACCCATAACAGGAGGTTGCATTGTTGACAGTTGGGGCTCTGATAATGTGGAGAAGGATGTTGAGTATTGAAGTGATTCAGGTTGTCATATTTAGTCTGTTTGCTTTCACTGCCCCAGCTTTAAAACATTATGTCACTCTAAAAATTGCTTTATTCCTGTAAGTGGTCTTCTCTGGAATTACTTCTTTCATATTCAGAAAGCTAAAACTTCTAACAAACAATGGATTCAGAGTTCGACCTAATGGATCATATTTCTGTTACAGCTTTAAAATACACTTTAGTAGTCTTTGATTAGGAAGAATTATTGATATATACTTGATAAAAATAGTACCGTCTCAAGCTTACTCTGTTACCGATGTTTTTCTCACACCATATATATATCCTGCACCTCAGCACTTCTTTTTGCAGTCTGAGGAGAGTGTTCTGAGATGTTCTTTTTTGTTTATGGCATGCATGGTTGAGTATTTTGGACATTGAGCACTGACTGCCTTTCTTTCCATTCCAGCCCTCTTCACCGAGTCCTGTAGTTTCAGCACAGCCTCTTGGGAAAACACCCACAAAACCAGATTCGCACTGGgaaactgcagctgctgcacctgAGACTGAATGTGCGAATCACCCCAAacctgagctgcagcagaaacagCCGACAAACAACGTCCAAGCACTTTCAAAGAATCATCCATCTCAGTCACATCCGCGCAGCTCTGCTGAGCAACTTTCACATTCACAGAAGTTGCCTTCTGCACCTTTGAAGCTGCATTGCCCCCCCTCGCCTCACGTAGAAAATCCCCCCAAGTCTTCTACCCCTCACGCGCCTGTGCAGCACGGTTACCTTTCACCAAAGCCTCACTCACAGCAGCTGGGATCTCCATACAGACCTCATCACCCACAGTCACCTCAAGTTGGAACGCCCCAGAGGGAAACACACAGGAACTTCTACCCGGCGGCACCGACCCTCCAGCCCAGTAATCAGGCGCAGGCGAGCGGCCCCCTCTTCACTCAGACAACATCAGGACAATCTTCAGCTTCCTACAGCCAGTTCAACCAACAAAATTTGAACAGCAGTGCGCCACCTCCCCCGCCCCCTCCACCCCCTTCTTCCACTTACTATCAAAGCCAGCAGCCCTCTGGAAACTTCCAGAGCTACAGCCAGCTGAAGGGCAGCATACCCCAACAGACTGTGTTTTCATCTGGACCAAATCAAGCACTTCCTGGCACTGCGGGTCAGCAAACGGTGCCAGGGCACCACGTAGCTGCAGGGCATTTTTTGTCCTCTCAGAACCCCAGTATTCATCACCAGGCGTCGGcatctgctgctcctcctcctcctccaccaccACCTGCTCCAGGACCccaccttgtccagcagcaaAGTACTCATCAGCAGCACTCTGTAGCACATGTTGTCGGTCCAGTTCATGCCATGGCAGTGGCTCCTGGATCACACATCCATTCTCAAGCTGCTGGTCACCATTTGCCACCGCCACCTCCGCCACCAGGTCCTCTCCCCCACCACCAAGCTCCCCATCCTTCCACGGGACACCAAGGTTTGCAAGCACAACACCAGCACGTTGTAAACTCGGCACCGCctcccccgccgccccctccctCCAACGTTCTGGGCTCGGGGCACCACCCCTCATCAGCACAGGGCTTACACCACCCGTCTCATCAAGGACCCCCCCACTTCCCTTCCAGCGCTCACACGAGCGTCTCCTCCTATTCCTCGCAAGCCCCGCATCACACAACGCTAGGACCTGGACCTCAGCATCAGCCTGCTGGCACAGGACCTCACTGCCCACTGCCTGGTCAGGGTCCTCACATCCAGCCTCAAGGACCAAACAGTATTGCAACACCCACTGCTTCCGGCTTCTGCCCCCACCCCGGCTCCGTGCCCCTTCCCCACGGagtgcaggggcagcagcaggcctCGCCCGTGCCAGGACAGATCCCCATTCACAGAGCACAGGTGCCACCCACCTTTCAGAACAATTACCATGGGTCAGGGTGGCATTAAAACAGATCCCTTTAgttataaacatttttaaaatgttctgtaATATAAACTGTGTATATTTAATATGTACCTATTCAGGGTACTTTTTAAAGCTTGTACATGATACTTTGTATAAAAGCAAACACCAGTGCTCTTCCATTGTATCCTTtccattttttgctttttaaaattcctgaaAACGTGCTGTTAAGCCAGTATTaggtatttctttttattttgtaagtGGACATTCCAGCTGTTTTTTCTGGCAGTAGGTTTGATGCTGCATaatgtttaaaattttattgtTGCAGTTAAATTCATTTAGTGAAAGTTTTCTATATTACTTTTATACATATGTAATTAAATAAGTACACAGGCTAAGTGATGGCActaacaactttttttttccattttctgtcaACAGTTTTTTGTGTGCATAGAGATAGGAAACAATGCAATACAGATTTTTATAGTTTTGGTGTGGACATGGCTTTTTGTTTTATCAGTTATTTGCAGAAATTGTAATTTAATGTATAGACTGTTTCTAATGTCTCGGACGAGTGCTGTAAATACTGTATTTCTTTCGCTTGTAAAGTTGCTTAAAGCTTCTTTCATTTGATATAGTATTGTATATAATAAGTCTTTTGCAAAAAAAAGTGTGATCTTTGTGAAAGTAGTACAGTATAtgatctttaatttttttttaatatactgtCACATTGCAGCACTGGTTGGGCATTTTAATTCATGTTAATAAATCACAATTATGTCAGTTTTACCTGCTTGTCCTGGAAGGGTGCTATATCAGCAGGAACGTGGCCTTAAGTCTTTGATTCCCCTGCTCCCTGTGAGCTCCTCACTTCTCTGCAGTTTCCAGCTGTGGCCTCACTGCTGTAGCACAGACAGATGTGGAACAGGCTCGAGGAGGAGATTTATCCCCTGCTCCCTTCAGAGGCTGAGGAAGAATCCCCGAgcgcagcagagccctgggtcAGTTTCCCAAGAGGGTCAGCAGGGGCACTGAGGGCCTTTTGATGCTGGAGGTGACCCTGGTTACAGAGCAGGGaagcagtgcctgctgcagtcCCTTCCTGTTGGGAGCGAGTGGGTGGTGCTGCAATGGGTACAAATGTTACAAACCCTGTAGCAGTGTGGGGTTTCCTAAGGGAAGGGAtttattcctgctgctgctgcaagtgGCAGCTGAGGTGGTGCCCTTGTGCTCATCTGCAGTTACTCTGCCACGGGTGAGGCCGTGCTTCCAtcgcagcaggagctgctctcagtCCTGCTCACACCACAGGGTGGTGCTCAATGGCTCCACCTCAGACCACGGAGAACCCCTGCGTGAGGAACGCTGAAACGGCATGGCAGGGAAAGTGGCTCCTACCCACTGAAATAAAATGGTAATTCTCCTTAACATGTAATAAAAAAGGGGGCCACTTTAAAATCCAGTTTGCATCTATACTATGGAAGAATCTTGCTAGTTCAAACCATACACTATAAATGCTTTCCTGAACacctgctggctctgcagcacacacacTGGAGGTCACATTTTACACTAGCATGTGTAGTGTAGGACAGCATGAGGCtatcaaaaccagcaaaaaacccaacccccccTCTGTGCAGTTGCTCAGACACTGATTCTGATGTGCACCATCCTGTCTAGCCCAGCATTCAGATCTGGCTGTCTGCCCCTCTTCCATACCTCCAGGAAGTGACAGAATCATTTCAAATACAAGAGAACATTGAATACCCAACTGTGCTTGGCAAGGTCTTGGTGCAGTAGAGGGAGCTGCTGCACCGGAGAGCAGAACAGCACAGGCCTGGGCAGGgctccccagtgctgctgcagcaccgaGGCCgggcagagggcagagctgtgccagccctgggctgcccctggcactTCACTCCAGTGCCAGCATTTCCTGTCTATTCAAGAACGCATTTGTAACCAGTTGCAGCAACCAGGCGCTACAGAGCCGGGCTGGGTGTGAAGCTGAACGCAATTTTTACCTCCAGCAGAGTCCATTGTGGCATCGTCCTTCTGAGCAGCGTTGTCCTTGCAGCCACTAcaagcagctccagctgaggtGAAGCCCACGGTTCTGAGCCGGCTGCCGTGGGGGCtcggccctggccaggctgcccagcccagagctgccccggCCCTCGGCACGGGACAATCGTTCCCTTGTCTACAGGACTTGCTACGGAACTGCTGGTAGGAAAGACGCTTTGTTTTGGTCACATTTAACCCAGCAAACCACTCCCACCCAGCCCCGCCTGCCACAGGGCCCGTGGGGATGTGCTCCGTAAATGAACATGGGAAGCTCCCTTTCTCTGGCCAGCCCCCACCGCCCACCCCTCAGCGACCCCACAGCTGAGTCGTGGCTAGGCAAAGATTCCAATGACCAGCAACACTgtctgaaaaaacaaaacactttaATTAGACAACTGCAAGCACCTCAAACAACTGGTTATTGTTACAGCATGGGGCTATCTTCTCACAATCTAGTTATTGCAAAGGCATGTGAATAAATTTTATATGGACAAAGTCAAGAAAAAAGTGGCACTGTAGTTACATGAAGATCAGGAGTAAGCTTACATTCATCCCACTGACTTCTAAAAGAGGCCCAAACACACCTCCGTACTGTACATTCTAAAATCTGTATTGCCTATAAGCTTCAGCCTATGCAGCTTTTTTTCCTAGGAAACACATAATTGTTGCGTGCAACTTACAATGGGCAGTCGATGTCTACGGATGGGAAAGAATAAAGCTAGTGCAATTTGTTTTAGAAACATGTAAAGCTATGAATGGAATGAGCATGATCTTGCTTCTTGGATTATTTTACCCACTGCACTGTAAATATCTGCAGCTACATCCTTCCTTAACTGATGCCAAGCACACACTTTTATTATAAAAGATCAGTAATTCTACACAGAGAGTGGTTCTCATGctctacttttaattttttttctttttcttaaggTATAGTACAACTTACAGTGCTTATAAAAAGGCAACACCATATGGTACCATGTCTTCACTATCACATTGTAAGGGAAattgctatttttcttttcttaaaagcaCTTAAAATAGGCAAAAGTTCTAAAAGGGAGTGCTAAATGATAATGCATACTTTATTAGAAAGAAGTCTAGCCTTCCTTTAAAGTGCCATTTGGGGAATGAAATCCTGTAAACCAGAGCCACTTTGTTTAAAACCCAATGAACAGGAACTGCTACAGAATAGAAAGTTTACACAATTCCTTAAAGCAGTTTAAAGTCCACTACATGCAATTGGTTTGCTATAAAGCTCTCTAAAACTTAGTCGC
The nucleotide sequence above comes from Passer domesticus isolate bPasDom1 chromosome 5, bPasDom1.hap1, whole genome shotgun sequence. Encoded proteins:
- the KMT2E gene encoding inactive histone-lysine N-methyltransferase 2E isoform X2, translating into MSIVIPLGVDTADTSYLEMAAGSEPESVEASPVVVEKSNSYPHQLYTSGSHSHSYIGLPYADHNYGARPPPTPPASPPPSVLISKNEVGIFTTPNFDETSSATTISTSEDGSYGTDITRCICGFTHDDGYMICCDKCSVWQHIDCMGIDRQHIPDIYLCERCQPRSLDKERAVLLQRRKRENMSDGDTSATESGDEVPVELYTAYQHTPTTITLTATRVTKVNDKKRKKSGEKEQNIAKCKKAFREGSRKSSRVKGSAPEIDPTDSSNFGWETKIKAWMDRYEEANNNQYSEGVQREAQKIALRLGNGNDKKEVSTSNLIFKPPVESYVQKNKKILKAAKDLPPDALIIEYRGKFMLREQFEANGYFFKRPYPFVLFYSKFHGLEMCVDARTFGNEARFIRRSCTPNAEVRHVIEDGTIHLYIYSIHNIPKGAEITIAFDFDYGNCKYKVDCACLKENPECPVLRRSEPTENINTGYETRRKKGKKEKDVSREKETQNQNITLDCEGAATKMKIADNKQRKLSPLRLSISNNQEPDFIDDIEEKTPISNEVEMESEEQIAERKRKMTREERKMEAILQAFARLEKREKRREQALERISTAKTEVKSECKEAQILNDAEFIQEPAKEETATKPTPAKVNRAKQRKSFSRSRTHIGQQRRRHRTVSMCSDIQPSSPDVEVTSQHNETENAALVAEPETETVVTEMVTETEAPALSKCPTKYPKTKKHLVSEWLSEKSDKAGKPTDTVPERPLRITTDPEVLATQLNSLPGLTYSPHVYSTPKHYIRFTSPFLSEKRRKKEPVENITGSCKKRWLKQALEEENSTTIDRFNSPSQERSRSPAINGEHKSPLLLNDSCSLTDLTTPLKKRRLYQLLESAFSETSTPTPSPYATPTHADITASEPSLFATPPRVKTEDEACRNGYKPIYSPVTPVTPCIHGNTMHFENISSPDSSPEIKRRAYSQEGYDRASILALNSFRNSNLTEMGLQEIKTIGYSSPRNRTDVTRQCTGEMESVSDLQLGLEVIEQSALHKNLEAPTHDRTDSNSQLETAHCGRGAIYSSWVKSPDRTGVNFSMNSNLRDLTPSHQLEVGGGFRINESKCLIQDDARGMFMEASVFCTSEDGIAPGFGRTVNNDSLMDGNCTPQNPPQKKKVSLLEYRKRQREARKSGSKTESFPLVTVSPHAAGAGNTSSNSGASDGYNNSGENGEQTDNTASLPLPLPATVYNAAPEDTGNNCAVKESSSSEKSEPEVQWTASTSVEQVRERSYQRALLLSDHRKDKDSEPDSENPEPTSECPSPDTSQRTCKSPSKASKPSSPSPVVSAQPLGKTPTKPDSHWETAAAAPETECANHPKPELQQKQPTNNVQALSKNHPSQSHPRSSAEQLSHSQKLPSAPLKLHCPPSPHVENPPKSSTPHAPVQHGYLSPKPHSQQLGSPYRPHHPQSPQVGTPQRETHRNFYPAAPTLQPSNQAQASGPLFTQTTSGQSSASYSQFNQQNLNSSAPPPPPPPPPSSTYYQSQQPSGNFQSYSQLKGSIPQQTVFSSGPNQALPGTAGQQTVPGHHVAAGHFLSSQNPSIHHQASASAAPPPPPPPPAPGPHLVQQQSTHQQHSVAHVVGPVHAMAVAPGSHIHSQAAGHHLPPPPPPPGPLPHHQAPHPSTGHQGLQAQHQHVVNSAPPPPPPPPSNVLGSGHHPSSAQGLHHPSHQGPPHFPSSAHTSVSSYSSQAPHHTTLGPGPQHQPAGTGPHCPLPGQGPHIQPQGPNSIATPTASGFCPHPGSVPLPHGVQGQQQASPVPGQIPIHRAQVPPTFQNNYHGSGWH